In Brevibacillus brevis NBRC 100599, a single genomic region encodes these proteins:
- a CDS encoding hemolysin family protein translates to MLTMNLLLIAFLIVATAFFVATEFAIVKLRPSRVDQLVMEGRKNALAVQKVVSNLDGYLSACQLGITLTAIGLGVLGKPTIESIISPFLTPYLPEQVVAVLSFVIAYSLVTFLHVVVGELAPKTVAIQKAEAVSLLCAKPIIWFYKLMYPAIWVLNGSAALLVRSFGMKPTKGHEESHSEEELRIILTESYESGKINQSEYGYVSNIFAFDEMLAREIMVPRTDMSCLHKEYTLEQNLRIMKEEQYTRFPVISQNKDHIIGMINTKEFFLNYADDPNLDFSKLIRPFLMVSEATPVKDLLKKMQKQRTHIAILIDEYGGTSGMVTIEDILEEIVGEIRDEFDAEEKAEIEIVEKNSHVIVDGKVLLSEVNDLLNANINEEELDTIGGWLYSQNPTLKEGIQWQYDDLVFTIRKKDKHRIRKIEIQKAAEVPARELQDVT, encoded by the coding sequence TTGCTAACCATGAATTTGTTACTAATTGCTTTTCTGATTGTTGCTACTGCTTTTTTTGTGGCAACTGAATTCGCGATTGTAAAGCTTCGCCCAAGCCGTGTAGACCAACTGGTCATGGAAGGGAGAAAGAATGCTCTTGCTGTTCAGAAAGTAGTTAGTAACCTGGATGGATATTTGTCAGCGTGTCAGTTGGGAATCACGTTGACAGCCATTGGCTTGGGGGTTTTGGGGAAACCGACGATTGAGAGTATCATTAGCCCATTTCTTACGCCGTATTTACCCGAACAAGTCGTTGCAGTTCTGTCGTTTGTGATTGCTTACTCTCTCGTTACGTTTCTTCATGTGGTTGTCGGGGAACTGGCACCGAAAACAGTGGCGATCCAAAAGGCAGAAGCGGTTAGCTTACTTTGTGCGAAACCCATTATTTGGTTCTATAAATTGATGTACCCTGCGATCTGGGTGCTGAATGGCTCGGCTGCTCTACTTGTGCGTTCATTTGGTATGAAACCGACCAAGGGGCACGAAGAAAGTCACTCAGAAGAAGAGCTGCGAATCATTCTGACGGAAAGCTATGAGAGCGGAAAAATTAATCAGTCTGAGTATGGATACGTTAGCAATATCTTTGCTTTTGACGAGATGCTGGCTCGGGAGATTATGGTCCCGCGAACAGATATGAGCTGCTTGCACAAGGAATATACCCTTGAGCAAAACCTGCGAATCATGAAAGAAGAGCAATATACCCGTTTCCCGGTTATATCGCAAAACAAAGATCATATTATCGGGATGATTAACACGAAAGAGTTCTTTCTGAATTATGCCGATGATCCAAATTTGGATTTTTCCAAGCTCATCCGACCGTTTTTGATGGTTTCAGAGGCGACTCCTGTAAAAGACCTTTTGAAAAAAATGCAAAAACAAAGAACACATATCGCTATCCTGATTGACGAGTATGGCGGTACCTCCGGAATGGTGACGATCGAAGATATTTTGGAGGAGATTGTAGGGGAGATCCGTGATGAGTTCGACGCGGAGGAAAAAGCCGAGATCGAAATCGTGGAAAAGAATAGCCATGTGATCGTGGACGGAAAGGTACTTCTCTCCGAGGTTAACGACTTGCTTAACGCGAATATTAATGAAGAAGAACTCGATACCATCGGGGGCTGGCTATACAGTCAAAATCCGACGCTCAAAGAAGGTATCCAATGGCAATACGATGATCTCGTCTTTACAATCAGAAAGAAAGACAAGCATCGCATACGGAAAATTGAAATTCAAAAAGCAGCAGAAGTTCCAGCTCGTGAGCTGCAGGATGTAACGTAA
- a CDS encoding amino acid permease → MGNKELKRGLEARHIQMIALGGTIGVGLFMGSASTIKWTGPSVMLAYAIVGIFIFFIMRAMGEMLYLEPSTGSFATFGHKYIHPLAGYITAWSNWFQWVVVGMAEIIAVGTYMKYWFPDLPAWVPGIIAMVILGIANLVSVKSFGEFEFWFAMIKIVTIVLMIFAGFGLIFFGIGNGGNAIGLSNLWENGGFFTGGWTGFFFALSLVIGAYQGVELIGITAGEAKDPKKTLRSAIQNIIWRILIFYIGAIFVIVTVYPWDQLQAIGSPFVATFAKIGITAAAGLINFVVITAAMSGCNSGIYSAGRMLYTLGVNGQAPKVFTKLSSNGVPLLGTIGVLIGLGIGVILSYIAPENLFVYVYSASVLPGMVPWFVILISQIRFRKAKGAEMDNHPFKMPFAPVSNYLTIAFLIMVLIGMWINDETRVSLIAGIVFLAIVVISFFTLGINKAVPLDEQSNKK, encoded by the coding sequence GTGGGAAACAAGGAACTGAAGAGAGGCTTGGAAGCCCGTCATATTCAGATGATTGCTTTGGGCGGTACGATTGGTGTTGGGTTATTTATGGGGTCTGCCAGCACGATCAAATGGACAGGACCATCTGTCATGCTAGCTTATGCAATTGTAGGAATTTTTATTTTTTTCATCATGCGTGCAATGGGTGAAATGCTGTATTTGGAACCAAGTACTGGTTCATTCGCAACCTTTGGGCATAAGTATATTCATCCGTTAGCAGGTTATATAACGGCTTGGAGTAACTGGTTCCAGTGGGTCGTTGTCGGGATGGCAGAGATCATTGCTGTCGGGACGTATATGAAGTACTGGTTCCCAGATTTGCCGGCTTGGGTACCTGGTATTATTGCCATGGTGATACTCGGTATAGCGAACCTGGTTTCTGTGAAGTCATTTGGTGAATTTGAGTTTTGGTTCGCCATGATCAAAATTGTAACGATCGTTTTGATGATTTTTGCAGGGTTTGGTTTGATTTTCTTTGGTATTGGAAACGGTGGAAACGCAATCGGCTTATCGAATCTGTGGGAAAATGGCGGGTTCTTTACGGGCGGTTGGACAGGCTTTTTCTTTGCCCTCTCCTTGGTGATTGGGGCGTATCAAGGTGTCGAGCTCATCGGGATTACAGCAGGGGAAGCAAAAGACCCGAAAAAAACATTAAGAAGTGCGATTCAAAATATCATTTGGCGCATTTTGATTTTCTATATTGGTGCGATTTTTGTTATTGTAACCGTTTACCCTTGGGATCAATTGCAGGCAATCGGTAGTCCGTTCGTTGCTACCTTTGCGAAAATTGGTATTACCGCAGCGGCAGGTCTCATTAACTTTGTCGTGATCACTGCTGCCATGTCTGGCTGTAATAGCGGGATTTATAGTGCAGGGCGTATGCTGTATACCTTAGGTGTAAATGGCCAAGCGCCGAAAGTTTTTACCAAACTATCTTCGAATGGTGTGCCGCTGTTAGGTACGATTGGTGTTCTGATCGGCCTCGGTATTGGGGTTATCTTAAGCTATATCGCCCCAGAAAATCTCTTCGTGTATGTGTACAGTGCGAGTGTGCTACCTGGTATGGTTCCGTGGTTTGTCATTCTGATCAGTCAAATCAGATTTCGAAAAGCAAAGGGTGCTGAAATGGACAACCATCCATTCAAAATGCCTTTTGCCCCAGTGTCCAACTATTTGACCATTGCTTTTCTCATCATGGTACTCATCGGGATGTGGATCAATGATGAGACACGCGTCTCCCTGATTGCCGGGATTGTCTTCTTAGCGATTGTGGTTATTAGCTTCTTTACACTCGGAATAAATAAGGCAGTACCGCTGGACGAGCAATCAAACAAGAAATAA
- a CDS encoding alpha/beta hydrolase, which translates to MDFHRRVLPELRQTLAQFPGFQLEENLESSRAMLKNPPIVKSEHVRTTSRMIPGAAGEMLAKIYEPVQRTGSKLPAMLWIHGGGYVMGHPDMDDALCERFVQAANCIVVSVDYRLAPEHPYPAALYDCYAGLTWMTDEAESLGIDLNRVAIAGASGGGGLTAALALMARDKGGPALIFQMPLYPMIDNRNRTASSYEIEAENATWNRKNNLAAWRMYLGEGADDSQVSAYAVPSRAESLAGLPPTYTCVGQLDLFRDETIEYVTRLAQAGVDVEFHLYPGCYHCFEVFVPEAEVSQRASQSYIDAMARALHPK; encoded by the coding sequence GTGGATTTTCATCGTCGAGTACTACCGGAATTAAGGCAAACATTAGCACAATTCCCGGGTTTTCAACTGGAAGAAAATTTGGAGTCGAGCAGGGCCATGCTGAAAAATCCGCCTATTGTGAAGTCAGAGCATGTACGTACTACAAGTCGAATGATTCCGGGCGCAGCAGGAGAGATGCTAGCGAAAATATACGAGCCCGTCCAGCGAACAGGCAGTAAGCTTCCGGCTATGCTGTGGATTCACGGAGGAGGCTATGTGATGGGGCACCCTGATATGGATGACGCTCTATGCGAACGGTTTGTACAAGCAGCTAATTGTATTGTCGTATCGGTAGATTATCGTCTGGCCCCTGAGCACCCTTATCCTGCTGCTCTCTATGACTGTTACGCTGGTTTAACGTGGATGACAGACGAAGCTGAGTCACTCGGGATCGATTTGAATCGGGTTGCGATTGCTGGTGCAAGCGGGGGAGGAGGGCTGACCGCAGCACTTGCTTTAATGGCTCGCGACAAAGGGGGACCAGCCCTTATCTTCCAGATGCCATTGTATCCAATGATCGATAACCGTAATCGTACAGCGTCGAGCTATGAAATCGAGGCTGAGAATGCAACTTGGAACCGGAAGAATAATTTGGCTGCGTGGCGCATGTACCTGGGCGAAGGTGCCGACGACAGTCAGGTATCCGCATATGCGGTGCCGTCGAGAGCAGAAAGCTTGGCGGGGCTACCGCCGACGTATACGTGCGTAGGACAGCTTGATCTGTTCCGAGATGAGACGATCGAATATGTGACGCGCCTTGCACAAGCGGGCGTAGACGTAGAATTTCATCTGTATCCCGGATGCTATCACTGCTTTGAAGTATTTGTCCCCGAAGCGGAAGTGAGCCAGAGAGCCAGCCAAAGCTATATAGATGCGATGGCAAGAGCGCTTCATCCTAAATAA
- a CDS encoding exodeoxyribonuclease III, whose protein sequence is MKLISWNVNGLRACVNKGFYEYFKEANADIFCLQETKLQEGQIEMEIGEAYHQYWNYAEKKGYSGTAVFTKMEPLSVRYGLEEDHEPEGRVITLEFQDFYLVTVYTPNAKRDLSRLDYRLEWEDRFRNYLLQLDGKKPVVVCGDLNVAHQEIDLKNAKSNRGNSGFTPEEREKMTSLLAAGFVDTYRYFYPDQTDAYTWWSFMPKVRERNIGWRIDYFLASERLAPALLRAGIDSQVMGSDHCPVVLELGTIE, encoded by the coding sequence ATGAAATTGATTTCTTGGAATGTAAATGGACTTCGCGCATGCGTGAACAAGGGTTTTTACGAGTACTTCAAGGAAGCGAATGCTGATATATTTTGCTTGCAGGAAACGAAGCTGCAAGAAGGTCAAATCGAGATGGAGATCGGCGAGGCGTATCATCAATATTGGAACTACGCAGAGAAAAAGGGTTATTCCGGAACGGCTGTTTTCACAAAAATGGAACCATTATCTGTCCGTTACGGCTTGGAAGAAGATCATGAGCCTGAGGGACGAGTCATTACGTTGGAGTTCCAAGATTTCTACTTGGTCACCGTATATACCCCGAATGCGAAGCGTGATTTGTCGAGATTGGATTATCGGCTGGAATGGGAGGATCGGTTTCGGAACTACTTATTGCAGCTGGATGGGAAGAAGCCCGTGGTGGTTTGTGGGGATCTGAATGTTGCGCATCAAGAGATTGATTTGAAAAATGCGAAGTCCAATCGCGGTAATTCCGGGTTTACTCCTGAAGAGCGTGAGAAGATGACAAGCTTGCTGGCAGCTGGGTTTGTGGATACCTATCGATATTTTTATCCGGATCAAACAGATGCCTATACATGGTGGTCTTTCATGCCGAAAGTGAGAGAACGGAATATCGGGTGGCGTATTGATTATTTTCTCGCGTCTGAGAGATTGGCTCCGGCGTTGCTCAGGGCGGGAATTGACTCACAGGTGATGGGAAGCGATCATTGTCCGGTCGTGTTGGAGCTGGGGACCATCGAGTGA
- a CDS encoding carboxymuconolactone decarboxylase family protein — protein MEHYLAEQYREGLQAFGQLMPEALRAYNEFTSQCFSSGELSSKHKHLQALAISLYSGNEHCIVYHLEAALNDGVSQKEIAETVAVAGAFGGGTTLSHGVILINDVMEEKQGTIQ, from the coding sequence ATGGAGCACTATTTGGCCGAACAGTATCGAGAAGGGCTGCAAGCTTTTGGACAGCTGATGCCAGAGGCCTTGCGAGCATATAATGAATTCACCAGCCAATGCTTTTCGTCCGGTGAATTGTCATCCAAGCATAAGCACTTGCAGGCACTGGCTATCTCCCTTTACTCCGGAAATGAGCACTGCATTGTCTATCATTTGGAAGCAGCTCTCAACGACGGAGTTTCCCAAAAAGAAATTGCTGAAACAGTAGCAGTAGCTGGAGCATTCGGCGGCGGAACTACCCTTTCGCATGGCGTCATATTAATCAATGATGTGATGGAGGAAAAACAGGGAACGATTCAATGA
- the mphJ gene encoding macrolide 2'-phosphotransferase MphJ: protein MSKNNVEHMLALAKNNGILVDPTTVKVNESGLDFLAIFASTIDGVPWVLRQPRRDDVVETARYEKRVLDLVTKHLRVDVPDWQVHTSEFIAYPILGGTPMATINMETKNYDWYLNPESLPELCIQTWAEALVELHGIHHDLARDAGIRVKQPSYARASLREKMNEIKRVFGVSGALWDRWQKWLADETFWPAHSALVHGDLHPGHILIAENGKVTGLLDWTEAEVSDPAIDFTVVYLLFGDTGLADFIQRYEKAGGRVWSRMHEHIVEMTAAYPVTLATFALKSGLEEFKIMARQALGVDENGIEITS, encoded by the coding sequence ATGTCAAAAAACAATGTAGAGCACATGCTTGCACTCGCGAAAAATAACGGAATCCTAGTAGACCCCACTACCGTGAAAGTGAATGAATCCGGCTTGGATTTTCTTGCGATTTTTGCAAGTACGATAGATGGTGTTCCATGGGTATTGCGGCAACCGCGCCGGGACGATGTTGTGGAGACAGCCCGTTATGAGAAAAGGGTGCTAGATCTCGTTACAAAACATCTGCGTGTCGACGTACCGGATTGGCAGGTTCACACCTCTGAATTCATCGCTTATCCGATTCTGGGTGGCACACCGATGGCGACGATCAATATGGAAACCAAAAATTATGACTGGTATTTGAATCCCGAATCCCTACCCGAACTGTGCATCCAAACGTGGGCGGAAGCATTGGTGGAATTACACGGTATTCATCATGATCTCGCTCGAGATGCTGGTATCCGCGTCAAGCAGCCTAGCTATGCACGAGCAAGCCTTCGAGAAAAGATGAATGAAATCAAACGCGTCTTTGGCGTTTCTGGGGCGCTATGGGATCGATGGCAAAAATGGCTTGCAGATGAAACATTCTGGCCTGCTCACTCTGCACTTGTGCATGGTGACCTCCATCCGGGGCATATCCTGATTGCTGAAAACGGCAAGGTAACAGGGCTCCTGGATTGGACGGAGGCAGAAGTCTCTGACCCTGCTATTGATTTCACGGTCGTTTACCTGTTGTTCGGGGATACTGGCTTGGCCGATTTCATCCAACGGTATGAGAAAGCAGGAGGCCGTGTATGGTCACGTATGCATGAGCATATCGTCGAAATGACGGCTGCGTACCCCGTCACTCTTGCCACCTTCGCATTGAAATCAGGGCTGGAAGAGTTCAAGATCATGGCACGACAAGCTCTGGGTGTCGACGAAAACGGCATAGAGATCACTTCCTAG
- a CDS encoding DUF420 domain-containing protein, with product MKQRNYTPIIVILTIAINTLVAILYFMPKNNDFSHLDLTFLPFFNAVMNSFTFIFLIAALVSIVKFKNIKMHRGYIFAAFSTTALFLVSYVIYHGMAPSTSYGGEGILRPIYYFILITHILLSVIIVPFALITTARGLNMKVEKHKKIARWTMPMWLYVSATGVIVYLMISPYY from the coding sequence ATGAAACAACGCAACTATACACCGATTATCGTTATTCTCACCATAGCGATTAACACGCTTGTCGCCATCTTGTACTTCATGCCGAAAAACAATGATTTCAGCCATCTCGACCTGACGTTTCTGCCGTTTTTTAATGCGGTCATGAACAGTTTTACCTTTATATTTTTGATTGCCGCGCTTGTTTCCATCGTGAAGTTCAAAAACATAAAGATGCATCGGGGATATATTTTTGCAGCCTTCTCTACAACAGCTCTCTTCTTGGTTTCGTATGTGATCTACCACGGAATGGCACCTAGTACTTCCTACGGGGGAGAGGGAATTCTGCGTCCGATTTATTACTTCATCTTGATTACACATATTCTGTTGTCGGTAATCATCGTTCCATTTGCGCTGATTACGACTGCACGTGGACTCAACATGAAGGTGGAAAAGCATAAAAAAATCGCCCGCTGGACGATGCCGATGTGGCTGTATGTCAGTGCGACGGGTGTCATTGTTTACCTCATGATTTCTCCGTACTATTAA